The following are encoded in a window of Calderihabitans maritimus genomic DNA:
- a CDS encoding CoA-binding protein, whose translation MDFNRFKTIAVVGLSAKEDRPSYQVAKYLQEEGFRVIPVNPTVDQVLGEKSYSSLLDIPADIEVDIVDIFRKPEAVGPIVEEAITRGAKMVWMQEGVVNEEAARKARENGLEVVMDKCIMKEHRRWRNKQ comes from the coding sequence ATGGATTTCAATCGTTTCAAGACGATAGCGGTAGTAGGACTGTCGGCGAAAGAAGACCGGCCGAGCTACCAGGTGGCCAAATACCTGCAGGAGGAAGGTTTTAGGGTGATTCCAGTTAATCCCACCGTTGATCAAGTGTTGGGAGAGAAAAGTTATTCCAGCCTGCTGGATATTCCGGCAGACATAGAAGTAGATATTGTTGATATTTTTCGCAAGCCAGAGGCAGTCGGCCCTATTGTGGAGGAAGCTATCACCCGGGGTGCCAAAATGGTCTGGATGCAAGAAGGTGTCGTAAATGAGGAAGCAGCTCGTAAAGCTCGGGAAAACGGGTTGGAAGTAGTGATGGACAAATGTATCATGAAAGAACACAGGAGGTGGAGAAACAAGCAATGA
- the trxB gene encoding thioredoxin-disulfide reductase, whose product MKYDLIIIGGGPAGLTAGLYGARGGLKTLLLEKAMPGGQAALTDVIENFPGFPEGISGPELMFKFQAQAQKFGLEIKTAEVTGVDFSGAKKVFAGGEQYEAKAVIVATGARARVLNVPGEEEFRGRGVSYCATCDGAFFRDKKVAVVGGGDSAIEEALFLTKFVSEVVVIHRRDQLRATKILQQRAFNNEKISFRWNSVVEEILGEQAVSGIRLKNIQDGTIQEEKVDGVFVFIGTVPNTDFLRGTVKLNEKGYIITDDFLTTSVPGVFAAGDVREKFLRQVSTAVGDGAVAAMAAERYIAGMDFK is encoded by the coding sequence ATGAAATATGATTTAATTATTATAGGGGGAGGGCCTGCCGGATTGACGGCCGGATTATACGGTGCGCGAGGAGGATTGAAAACCCTGCTTTTGGAGAAGGCGATGCCCGGGGGGCAGGCGGCATTAACGGACGTTATAGAAAATTTTCCAGGATTTCCGGAAGGGATTTCGGGGCCGGAATTGATGTTTAAATTTCAGGCACAAGCCCAGAAATTTGGATTGGAGATTAAAACGGCTGAGGTAACAGGAGTGGATTTTTCCGGTGCGAAGAAAGTTTTTGCTGGCGGCGAGCAATATGAGGCCAAGGCAGTAATTGTAGCCACCGGTGCCCGGGCGCGCGTCCTGAACGTGCCGGGAGAAGAGGAGTTCCGTGGGAGAGGTGTATCTTATTGCGCTACTTGCGATGGAGCCTTCTTCCGGGACAAAAAGGTAGCCGTTGTTGGCGGAGGCGATTCTGCTATTGAGGAAGCCCTATTTCTTACCAAGTTTGTTTCTGAAGTGGTGGTGATACATAGGAGAGATCAGTTGAGAGCCACCAAAATACTGCAGCAAAGAGCCTTTAACAATGAAAAGATAAGTTTCAGGTGGAATTCTGTAGTAGAGGAAATTTTGGGCGAACAAGCTGTTAGCGGCATCCGGCTGAAAAATATTCAGGACGGTACCATACAGGAGGAGAAGGTAGACGGTGTATTTGTATTTATCGGTACCGTTCCCAATACCGATTTTCTTAGAGGAACGGTAAAACTTAACGAGAAAGGTTATATTATTACAGATGATTTCTTAACCACTTCGGTACCGGGAGTATTTGCAGCTGGTGATGTCAGAGAAAAGTTTTTACGCCAGGTTTCTACTGCCGTCGGGGACGGCGCGGTAGCCGCCATGGCTGCCGAGAGATACATTGCCGGAATGGATTTTAAATGA
- a CDS encoding DUF1540 domain-containing protein, translated as MAGIQCSVEECAHNQNMKCHADTIQVRSVGDRTVDSSEGTCCESFKPRR; from the coding sequence GTGGCCGGTATTCAATGCTCGGTGGAAGAATGCGCCCACAACCAGAATATGAAATGTCATGCAGACACCATTCAAGTTAGATCCGTGGGAGATAGAACGGTTGACAGTTCTGAGGGAACCTGCTGCGAATCCTTTAAGCCTCGCCGATAA
- a CDS encoding heavy metal translocating P-type ATPase, translating into METRVQEKNLATASFKVNGMTCAACASRIQKGLAKLEGVEQANVNFAVEKASVQYNPEKVGLSDFIKTVEQLGYRVPAEKVQLAITGMSCAACAAKIEKKLNGLPGVKAARVNLATEKATVEFIPGTISVKDMIDAVEQLNYGAHRIDDDAGRDAEKEAREREIRRQKIFFIFSAIFSFPLALYMFGELLGMRGVWPDILFNPYFQLVLATPVQFIAGWQFYKDSYITLKNKSANMSVLIAMGTSAAYFYSLAVTFWGDRFGQHEVYYETGAIIITLIILGKLLEAIAKGRTSEAIRKLMGLQAKTARVIRNGQELDIPVDEVEVGDIVVVRPGEKIPVDGIIIEGHSSVDESMLTGESIPVDKKPGDEVIGATVNKHGSFKFKATKVGKDTALAQIIRLVEEAQGSKAPIQRMADVISAYFVPAVVAIAVVTFLIWYFIVDPGNFTRALINFTAVLVIACPCALGLATPTSIMVGTGKGAENGILIKGGEYLEKAHRLNAIILDKTGTITKGEPEVTDVVGLNEMNEEEILRLAAIAEKNSEHPLGQAIIAGAKAKGMDIPDPNNFNAIPGHGVTVEVEGKHILLGNRKLMRQHGVEIAEVEEKVQELENQGKTAMLMAVEGKMAGIIAVADTVKEHSQEAIKDLQRMGIEVWMITGDNRRTAEAIAKQVGIKHVMAEVLPEDKANKVQELRQQGKVVGMVGDGINDAPALAAADVGFAIGTGTDVAMEAADITLIRGDLRGIVASIQLSKATMRNIKQNLFWALAYNSAGIPVAAAGLLSPVLAGAAMAFSSVSVVTNALRLRRWRFKPSH; encoded by the coding sequence GTGGAAACTCGAGTTCAGGAGAAAAATCTTGCCACGGCTAGTTTTAAAGTTAATGGCATGACCTGCGCCGCTTGTGCCAGCCGCATCCAAAAAGGTTTAGCTAAACTGGAAGGGGTAGAGCAGGCTAACGTTAACTTTGCGGTTGAAAAGGCTAGCGTCCAATATAACCCAGAGAAGGTTGGATTGTCGGATTTTATTAAGACGGTAGAACAATTGGGCTATAGAGTTCCGGCAGAAAAAGTACAACTGGCTATTACGGGGATGAGCTGTGCCGCCTGCGCCGCCAAAATTGAGAAAAAACTTAATGGCCTCCCGGGAGTTAAGGCCGCCCGGGTTAACCTGGCCACCGAAAAGGCTACGGTTGAATTCATCCCCGGAACGATTTCCGTCAAAGATATGATTGATGCGGTAGAACAGCTCAATTATGGTGCCCACCGGATTGATGATGATGCAGGGCGTGATGCAGAGAAAGAAGCTAGAGAAAGAGAGATACGCAGGCAAAAGATATTCTTTATATTTTCAGCTATCTTCTCCTTCCCGCTGGCCCTGTACATGTTTGGTGAATTACTAGGTATGCGGGGGGTCTGGCCTGATATTCTGTTCAATCCTTACTTCCAGCTGGTCTTGGCTACACCAGTGCAATTTATTGCGGGTTGGCAATTTTATAAGGATAGTTATATAACTTTGAAGAATAAAAGTGCCAACATGTCAGTTTTAATTGCCATGGGTACTTCGGCGGCGTATTTTTACAGTCTGGCAGTTACCTTTTGGGGTGATCGGTTCGGCCAGCATGAAGTCTATTACGAGACCGGGGCCATAATCATTACCTTGATTATCCTGGGTAAATTGCTGGAGGCTATTGCCAAGGGCAGGACATCTGAAGCTATTAGAAAACTTATGGGGTTACAGGCCAAAACGGCTCGAGTTATCCGTAATGGCCAAGAGTTAGACATTCCGGTTGATGAAGTGGAGGTAGGAGATATTGTAGTAGTCCGACCGGGAGAAAAAATACCGGTGGACGGCATCATCATAGAAGGTCATTCCAGTGTTGACGAATCCATGCTTACGGGAGAAAGCATCCCGGTAGATAAGAAACCGGGCGATGAAGTTATTGGCGCTACGGTTAATAAACACGGTTCTTTTAAATTTAAGGCAACCAAGGTGGGTAAGGATACAGCCCTAGCCCAGATTATCCGGTTAGTAGAAGAAGCTCAAGGTTCCAAAGCTCCTATCCAGCGGATGGCCGATGTAATATCTGCTTATTTTGTACCGGCGGTGGTAGCCATTGCCGTAGTAACCTTCCTAATATGGTACTTTATTGTCGACCCTGGGAACTTTACGAGAGCTCTCATCAACTTTACTGCCGTGTTGGTGATTGCCTGTCCCTGCGCTCTAGGATTGGCTACTCCTACTTCAATTATGGTAGGTACCGGTAAGGGTGCTGAAAACGGAATTCTCATTAAGGGTGGAGAGTATTTGGAAAAAGCCCACAGATTAAATGCCATTATTCTCGACAAGACAGGTACCATTACCAAAGGGGAGCCGGAGGTAACTGATGTGGTGGGCCTAAACGAAATGAATGAAGAAGAAATCCTGCGGCTGGCGGCAATCGCGGAGAAGAATTCGGAACATCCCTTGGGGCAGGCCATTATCGCGGGGGCCAAGGCGAAAGGGATGGATATACCCGATCCTAACAATTTTAACGCTATACCCGGACATGGAGTGACCGTAGAGGTAGAAGGAAAACATATATTGTTAGGTAACCGCAAGCTGATGCGGCAGCACGGAGTAGAGATAGCTGAGGTCGAGGAGAAAGTACAGGAACTGGAGAATCAGGGTAAAACGGCCATGTTGATGGCCGTAGAAGGCAAAATGGCCGGAATTATAGCGGTGGCTGATACAGTGAAAGAGCATTCTCAAGAGGCCATAAAGGACCTTCAACGGATGGGCATCGAGGTGTGGATGATTACCGGAGATAACCGCCGTACAGCGGAAGCTATTGCTAAGCAGGTCGGAATTAAGCATGTAATGGCCGAAGTTTTACCGGAGGATAAGGCTAATAAAGTACAGGAGTTAAGGCAGCAAGGCAAAGTGGTAGGAATGGTGGGAGACGGGATTAATGACGCTCCTGCCTTGGCTGCAGCCGATGTGGGGTTTGCCATCGGAACTGGTACCGATGTAGCTATGGAAGCGGCAGATATTACCCTTATACGAGGAGATCTGAGGGGGATTGTAGCCAGTATACAATTGAGTAAGGCCACTATGCGCAACATAAAGCAGAACCTGTTCTGGGCTCTGGCCTATAACTCGGCCGGTATTCCGGTTGCCGCGGCGGGACTTTTGTCTCCAGTTTTGGCCGGTGCCGCTATGGCTTTCAGTTCTGTGTCGGTCGTTACCAATGCTCTGCGACTGCGCCGCTGGCGGTTTAAGCCGTCCCACTAA
- the copZ gene encoding copper chaperone CopZ translates to MPHCCGPAVETTVLKVEGMSCGHCKNAVENALKALDGVQKAEVDLQSKKVTVTYTPGKVNLDAMKKAIEDAGYEVK, encoded by the coding sequence ATGCCCCATTGCTGTGGACCGGCTGTAGAAACCACTGTACTAAAGGTGGAAGGAATGTCCTGCGGCCATTGCAAAAATGCGGTGGAGAACGCTCTTAAAGCCCTGGACGGAGTGCAGAAGGCAGAGGTGGATTTGCAAAGTAAAAAGGTAACCGTTACTTACACTCCGGGGAAAGTAAATTTAGACGCTATGAAAAAGGCCATCGAGGATGCCGGATATGAAGTTAAATAA
- a CDS encoding heme lyase CcmF/NrfE family subunit, which produces MAELGYLSLILAIGVSIYAVAGYIISIKTQNERLMNSAKGGVMAVAFLTTVASLILIYLLITSNFQIKYVYHYTSKNLPVFYKFAAFWAGNAGSMLLWAWVLAIYTAIVAYSKKNQELETTPYATTVLLINNLFFLLLLAFVTNPFEKWPGVPPEGSGLNPMLQNPGMVFHPVTLYLGYVGFAVPYAFAMAALITRKVDDTWIKITRRWTVIAWMFLSLGNLYGGQWAYVELGWGGYWGWDPVENASFIPWLTGTAFLHSVMIQERKDMLKIWNMALIIVTFALTIFGTFMVRSGVFVSVHSFANSSLGTWFLAFLGIILVVSLYLLVDRINLLKEGNEFESYISRESSFLLNNLLLVGSAFAVFWGTVFPIISEAVRGVKVTVSVPFFNQVNAPILLAMLFVMGVCPLIAWQKSSLKNLKDNFLYPVLVSIIFGVVLYFLLPVKRIYPIIGFSVSFFVLATIFLEFYRGVKVRHRMTGENYLTALWRLSVRNRRRYGGYIVHLGIVIIAFGIIASHAYKLETTQTVTPGEQITLGKYTMTYQGLRQRYEGENAVVYAEMPVTKDGKYVGTIAPEKIFYKTWDQPSTEVAIMGSLTEDLYVVLASWDQGGKEATFEVHVNPLVSWIWIGGYVLILGTIFAVWPGRGSELGPKYSRGVGRYAVKG; this is translated from the coding sequence ATGGCCGAACTGGGTTATTTATCACTTATCCTTGCCATTGGAGTCAGTATTTACGCCGTGGCCGGATATATTATAAGTATTAAAACGCAAAACGAACGGCTCATGAACAGTGCCAAAGGGGGCGTGATGGCGGTAGCTTTTCTGACCACCGTGGCCTCCCTGATTCTCATTTATTTGTTAATAACTAGTAATTTTCAAATTAAGTACGTATACCATTATACCAGTAAAAATTTGCCGGTTTTTTATAAATTTGCTGCCTTTTGGGCAGGTAATGCCGGGTCAATGCTTCTCTGGGCATGGGTGCTGGCCATTTATACGGCCATCGTGGCTTATTCCAAGAAAAATCAGGAACTTGAGACGACCCCATATGCTACTACCGTGCTGCTGATCAACAACCTATTTTTTCTCTTGTTGCTGGCTTTTGTTACCAACCCGTTTGAAAAGTGGCCGGGTGTTCCACCCGAAGGATCCGGGTTAAACCCCATGTTGCAAAATCCGGGGATGGTATTCCACCCGGTAACCTTGTATCTCGGTTACGTCGGTTTTGCCGTTCCGTATGCCTTTGCCATGGCAGCCCTAATTACCAGGAAAGTCGATGATACCTGGATCAAAATAACGCGTCGCTGGACGGTTATTGCCTGGATGTTTTTAAGTCTGGGCAACCTGTACGGTGGTCAATGGGCTTACGTAGAACTGGGTTGGGGCGGCTACTGGGGCTGGGACCCGGTAGAAAATGCCTCGTTTATCCCCTGGCTGACCGGAACCGCTTTCCTCCATTCGGTGATGATCCAGGAACGGAAGGACATGTTGAAAATTTGGAATATGGCTTTAATTATTGTTACCTTTGCCCTGACCATTTTCGGTACCTTTATGGTTAGGAGCGGGGTGTTTGTTTCGGTTCACTCATTTGCCAACTCTTCTTTGGGAACCTGGTTTCTCGCCTTCCTTGGCATCATTTTGGTTGTTTCCCTCTACCTGCTGGTAGACCGGATTAACCTGTTGAAGGAAGGTAATGAATTCGAATCCTATATTTCCAGGGAGAGCAGCTTCCTGCTGAACAATCTTCTTCTGGTCGGATCTGCCTTTGCCGTATTCTGGGGCACCGTTTTCCCCATAATTTCCGAAGCCGTGAGGGGAGTAAAAGTAACCGTCAGTGTTCCATTTTTCAATCAAGTGAACGCTCCCATCCTTTTAGCCATGCTTTTTGTTATGGGTGTCTGTCCCCTGATTGCCTGGCAGAAATCTTCGTTGAAAAATCTGAAAGATAATTTTCTTTATCCTGTACTTGTGAGTATAATCTTTGGAGTAGTCCTGTACTTTTTGCTGCCGGTGAAGAGAATCTACCCCATCATAGGTTTCAGCGTAAGCTTCTTTGTACTAGCCACGATCTTTTTGGAATTTTACCGCGGAGTTAAGGTGCGTCACCGGATGACCGGAGAGAATTATCTCACTGCTCTGTGGCGGCTTTCTGTACGAAACCGTCGCCGTTACGGCGGCTATATAGTCCATTTGGGCATTGTGATTATAGCCTTTGGCATTATTGCCTCTCATGCTTACAAACTGGAAACCACCCAAACGGTTACTCCCGGCGAACAGATTACCCTGGGCAAGTACACTATGACTTACCAGGGTCTCAGGCAGCGTTATGAAGGGGAAAACGCCGTAGTTTATGCTGAAATGCCGGTAACCAAAGATGGAAAGTACGTAGGTACTATAGCACCGGAAAAAATATTTTATAAGACGTGGGATCAACCCTCTACCGAAGTGGCGATAATGGGCAGTTTGACCGAAGATTTGTATGTGGTGCTGGCCAGTTGGGACCAAGGGGGTAAGGAAGCGACTTTTGAAGTTCATGTCAACCCGCTGGTCAGTTGGATATGGATTGGAGGTTATGTGTTGATTTTAGGAACCATTTTTGCGGTCTGGCCCGGAAGAGGGAGCGAACTTGGACCCAAGTATTCAAGAGGAGTTGGACGCTATGCGGTTAAGGGTTAA
- a CDS encoding cytochrome c-type biogenesis protein has translation MRLRVNRRILVLWVTIFLLIPLTTQGWAAGVVDEELFKKIEANLMCTDGCGMYLKACDNYTAQQMREEIRQKLAEGMSEEEIYGYMISIYGEEVMAAPPPNVPFNITAWVTPFLAILGGGLVIYLALDKWVFYREQNRQAEEELDEIEAAEYEEILNEEMKKYY, from the coding sequence ATGCGGTTAAGGGTTAACCGGCGGATTTTGGTATTATGGGTAACAATTTTCCTATTAATCCCCCTTACAACTCAGGGGTGGGCGGCCGGCGTCGTTGATGAAGAGCTTTTCAAAAAGATTGAAGCCAACCTGATGTGCACCGACGGGTGCGGAATGTACCTGAAGGCCTGTGATAATTATACTGCCCAGCAAATGCGTGAGGAAATCAGGCAGAAACTGGCGGAAGGAATGAGCGAAGAGGAAATTTACGGATATATGATAAGTATTTATGGTGAAGAAGTTATGGCCGCTCCTCCGCCCAACGTGCCGTTTAACATTACGGCATGGGTGACGCCTTTTCTAGCTATTCTAGGCGGTGGGCTGGTAATATACCTGGCCCTGGACAAGTGGGTATTCTACCGGGAACAGAACCGCCAGGCAGAGGAAGAACTGGATGAAATTGAGGCGGCAGAGTATGAGGAAATTTTGAATGAAGAAATGAAGAAGTATTACTAA
- the ccmA gene encoding heme ABC exporter ATP-binding protein CcmA, which translates to MLSLSSRNWPGRREGPIITASNLTKKIGSKTILQDINLEIHSGEFVTILGPNGAGKTTLLKILSLLLQPTSGELLINGNKVGDNAIKLRRQIGVISHHTFLYDNLTAYENLLFYGKMYGVTNLKERIQEVIEEVGLEYCLADPVRTFSRGMQQRLSIARAIIHNPSILFLDEPYTGLDQHAIGILNRVLARLANEDRTIFLITHNFEEALKLSNRVVILVKGKIVYQGETQQLTAEQFKQLYLEYVEGAG; encoded by the coding sequence ATGTTAAGCTTAAGCTCAAGAAACTGGCCGGGTAGGAGGGAAGGGCCCATTATTACCGCATCTAATTTAACCAAGAAAATTGGCAGTAAAACCATACTGCAAGATATAAATTTAGAGATTCATTCAGGGGAGTTTGTCACCATTTTGGGTCCCAACGGAGCCGGGAAAACAACCTTGCTGAAGATTTTGTCTCTTTTACTCCAGCCTACGTCTGGGGAATTGCTGATTAATGGAAACAAGGTAGGAGATAATGCCATTAAATTGCGACGGCAGATCGGTGTTATTTCTCATCACACTTTTCTTTATGACAACCTAACGGCTTATGAAAATCTACTTTTTTACGGGAAGATGTACGGAGTTACAAACCTGAAAGAAAGGATTCAAGAAGTTATTGAAGAAGTTGGCCTGGAATATTGCTTGGCCGACCCGGTGAGAACGTTTTCCAGGGGTATGCAGCAGAGGCTTTCCATTGCCCGGGCTATAATTCATAATCCTTCTATTTTGTTTCTGGATGAACCTTACACCGGCCTGGACCAGCACGCTATTGGTATTTTAAATCGCGTGCTGGCGCGTCTGGCTAATGAGGATCGCACTATATTCCTTATTACCCACAATTTTGAAGAAGCACTCAAGCTGAGCAACCGGGTTGTTATTTTGGTGAAGGGGAAAATCGTATATCAGGGTGAAACGCAGCAACTGACTGCCGAACAGTTCAAGCAATTGTATCTTGAGTATGTGGAGGGAGCTGGATGA
- a CDS encoding heme exporter protein CcmB — MKFVVQVGNLVWKDLTNEFRTKEMLSSMLIFSFLVIVIFAFAFNPAQATTREVFPGIIWVGFSFAGVLGLNRSFTTEKYNDCLMGLMLAPVDRTVIYFGKVITNFILMVIIEVISLPLFFVLFDYKPQGNPWLLIPIMFLGTLGFVAVGTFLAALSANTRASEILLPIILFPIIVPVIIAAVQSTAGALTGKEWSEIGRWIKLLAVYDIVFLAVPFILFDYVLEV, encoded by the coding sequence ATGAAATTTGTAGTTCAGGTCGGAAACCTGGTTTGGAAGGATCTCACTAACGAATTTCGTACTAAAGAAATGCTCAGTTCCATGCTTATATTTTCCTTCCTGGTAATTGTAATTTTTGCCTTCGCCTTCAACCCTGCTCAGGCAACTACCCGGGAGGTGTTTCCAGGCATCATCTGGGTAGGTTTTAGTTTTGCGGGAGTACTAGGTCTTAATCGCTCCTTCACTACCGAAAAATATAATGACTGCCTGATGGGATTAATGCTGGCACCGGTAGACCGAACAGTAATCTACTTTGGTAAAGTGATTACCAATTTCATATTAATGGTTATAATAGAAGTCATTTCGCTACCTTTGTTTTTTGTACTTTTTGACTATAAACCTCAAGGGAATCCCTGGCTGCTGATCCCAATAATGTTTTTAGGGACCTTAGGTTTTGTGGCCGTGGGAACCTTTCTAGCGGCGCTTTCGGCCAACACCCGGGCCAGTGAAATTTTACTGCCTATCATTCTTTTCCCTATAATCGTTCCCGTGATAATCGCCGCTGTTCAAAGCACCGCCGGCGCGCTGACGGGGAAGGAATGGAGTGAAATAGGTCGCTGGATTAAGCTGCTGGCGGTCTATGACATCGTATTTTTGGCTGTGCCGTTTATACTGTTTGATTATGTTTTGGAGGTGTAG
- a CDS encoding cytochrome c biogenesis protein gives MEYRGLDTGRYHRVLGWVTFVMLLAALYFVFLYAPLEKVMREVQKIFYFHVASAWNAFFAFFIVFVSSIIYLKTRDRRWDTVAAISAEIGVLFTTLVLITGPIWARKAWGIWWNWEPRLTTTLILWFLYLAYLLIRSSGMEGEKKHLLAAVFGIIAFIDVPIVFFAIRWWGAINHPEVVKGSGGGLHPKMLHALIVSVLAFTFLYFYLLQKGLAIERCRQRIQEIKKVLREKFD, from the coding sequence ATGGAGTACCGGGGCTTGGATACCGGTAGGTACCACCGGGTTTTAGGTTGGGTAACCTTTGTGATGCTTCTTGCTGCTCTATACTTCGTCTTTCTTTATGCTCCCCTGGAGAAAGTTATGCGAGAAGTTCAGAAGATTTTTTATTTCCATGTAGCTTCGGCCTGGAACGCTTTTTTTGCTTTTTTCATCGTCTTCGTGAGCAGTATTATTTATTTGAAGACTAGGGACCGGCGCTGGGATACGGTGGCAGCTATATCGGCGGAAATTGGGGTGCTGTTCACTACCTTGGTCCTAATAACTGGTCCCATCTGGGCGCGTAAGGCCTGGGGCATCTGGTGGAACTGGGAACCGCGTTTAACTACCACGCTTATTCTCTGGTTTCTGTACCTTGCTTACCTTCTCATTCGTTCTTCCGGGATGGAAGGGGAGAAAAAGCACCTATTAGCCGCGGTTTTCGGAATTATCGCCTTCATCGACGTCCCCATAGTTTTTTTTGCTATCCGCTGGTGGGGCGCAATTAACCACCCGGAAGTGGTTAAAGGCAGTGGGGGCGGTCTGCATCCCAAGATGCTTCATGCCTTGATTGTTAGCGTCTTGGCCTTTACTTTTCTGTACTTCTACCTGTTGCAAAAAGGGCTGGCTATTGAGCGGTGTCGACAGCGAATCCAGGAGATAAAGAAAGTTCTCCGGGAAAAATTTGATTAG
- a CDS encoding CcmD family protein, translated as MGYLVAAYSIIWGFIFFYTLILGKRQRKLMHEIELLQRAIQGKKE; from the coding sequence ATGGGTTATTTGGTGGCTGCCTACAGCATTATTTGGGGTTTTATCTTTTTCTATACCCTCATTTTGGGGAAACGACAGAGAAAACTGATGCATGAAATTGAGCTTCTCCAACGGGCAATTCAAGGGAAGAAAGAATAA
- a CDS encoding HesA/MoeB/ThiF family protein, whose protein sequence is MNFNEEQILRYSRQIILPEVGGKGQEKLLQSRVLIVGAGGLGSPVAYYLTAAGVGHIGIVDSDVVDLSNLQRQILHRTADVGKRKVDSAQEKLEALNPDVEIITYHTRLGKENVRELIADYDLIIDGVDNFPARYLLNDACVLSGKTLVEAGILRWDGMVMTIKPGEGPCYRCVFPSPPPPGAVPSCQEAGVIGAVAGVMGVLQAGEALKILLGVGKPLVGRLLIFDALESRFREVEVARNPKCPVCGDEPAITELVEYDLHCQIRGR, encoded by the coding sequence ATGAATTTTAACGAGGAACAGATACTGCGCTATAGCAGGCAGATTATTCTGCCGGAGGTCGGCGGGAAGGGGCAGGAGAAACTTCTGCAGTCGAGGGTTCTAATAGTAGGTGCGGGCGGTCTGGGATCACCGGTGGCCTATTATCTCACAGCAGCCGGCGTCGGGCATATCGGTATTGTGGATAGCGATGTGGTAGACCTGTCGAACCTTCAGCGGCAGATTCTCCACCGCACTGCCGACGTAGGCAAGCGGAAGGTGGATTCTGCCCAAGAAAAGTTAGAGGCCCTGAACCCCGATGTAGAGATTATTACCTATCATACCCGTTTGGGCAAAGAAAATGTCCGGGAATTAATTGCCGATTATGACCTGATAATTGACGGGGTAGATAATTTCCCCGCACGGTACCTGTTAAATGATGCTTGTGTTTTGTCAGGTAAGACGTTGGTAGAAGCCGGAATTTTACGCTGGGATGGAATGGTAATGACTATTAAACCCGGGGAGGGGCCGTGCTACAGATGTGTGTTTCCTTCTCCGCCCCCGCCGGGAGCCGTTCCCAGCTGCCAGGAGGCCGGGGTAATCGGGGCGGTAGCCGGAGTCATGGGAGTATTGCAGGCAGGGGAAGCGTTAAAAATATTGTTAGGGGTAGGCAAACCCTTGGTGGGACGATTGCTTATCTTCGATGCGCTGGAAAGCAGGTTCCGAGAAGTTGAGGTGGCCAGAAATCCAAAGTGTCCTGTGTGCGGGGATGAGCCTGCTATTACGGAACTGGTGGAATATGACCTGCACTGCCAGATTAGAGGCCGATAA